In Streptomyces sp. NBC_00306, a single genomic region encodes these proteins:
- a CDS encoding Lrp/AsnC family transcriptional regulator yields MAIDHLDGRLIVLLAREPRIGVLEASRRLGVARGTVQARLDRLQSNGVIRGLGPDVDPAALGYPVTAFATLEIKQGQGADVRAHLAGVPEVLELHTTTGHGDMLCRLVARSNADLQRVIDRVVGFDGIVRASTAIVMENPVPLRIIPLVEQAAEDEPA; encoded by the coding sequence ATGGCGATCGATCATCTGGACGGCCGGCTCATCGTGCTGCTGGCCCGTGAGCCGCGCATCGGCGTGCTGGAGGCGTCCCGTCGGCTGGGGGTCGCCCGCGGCACCGTGCAGGCCCGGCTGGACCGGCTTCAGTCGAATGGAGTCATCCGCGGACTGGGACCCGACGTCGACCCCGCGGCCCTCGGCTATCCCGTCACCGCCTTCGCGACCCTGGAGATCAAGCAGGGCCAAGGCGCCGATGTCAGGGCCCATTTGGCGGGTGTGCCCGAGGTGCTGGAGCTGCACACGACCACCGGGCACGGCGACATGCTCTGCCGTCTGGTGGCGCGGTCCAACGCCGATCTTCAGCGGGTGATCGACCGGGTTGTCGGTTTTGATGGCATCGTGCGGGCCTCCACGGCGATCGTCATGGAGAACCCTGTGCCCCTGCGGATCATCCCGCTGGTGGAGCAGGCCGCGGAGGACGAACCAGCCTGA
- a CDS encoding ABC transporter permease: MSFWEYVATRHQQLLTDAFQQASLVFQCMVIATLLGILIGAITYRSTWAGNLAILSTATVLTVPSLALIGLLIPVVGLGVAPAVISLTLYGLLPIVRNSVVGLRGVDPSLVDAAKGIGMSRAARMFRVELPLAWPPILTGIRVSTQMLMGIAAVAAYASGPGLGNEIFRGIASLGSANAINQVLAGTIGIVILALLFDAAYVLIGRLTISRGIRD, encoded by the coding sequence GTGAGCTTCTGGGAGTATGTGGCCACCCGGCACCAGCAGCTGCTCACGGACGCCTTTCAGCAGGCCAGCCTGGTCTTCCAGTGCATGGTCATCGCCACTCTGCTCGGCATCCTCATCGGCGCGATCACCTATCGCAGCACCTGGGCGGGAAATCTGGCGATCCTGTCCACGGCCACCGTCCTCACCGTCCCCTCACTGGCCCTGATCGGTCTGCTGATCCCGGTGGTGGGTCTCGGGGTGGCGCCCGCGGTGATCTCCCTGACCCTGTACGGGCTGCTGCCGATCGTGCGCAACTCCGTCGTGGGGCTGCGCGGCGTGGATCCGTCGCTGGTGGACGCCGCGAAGGGCATCGGGATGTCCCGGGCCGCGCGCATGTTCCGGGTCGAGCTGCCTCTCGCCTGGCCCCCGATCCTCACCGGCATCCGTGTCTCCACACAGATGCTGATGGGCATCGCCGCGGTCGCCGCGTACGCCTCCGGGCCCGGCCTCGGCAACGAGATCTTCCGCGGCATCGCCTCGCTGGGCAGCGCCAACGCCATCAACCAGGTGCTCGCGGGCACCATCGGCATCGTCATCCTCGCGCTGCTCTTCGACGCGGCGTACGTCCTGATCGGGCGCCTGACCATCTCCAGGGGGATCCGTGACTGA
- a CDS encoding betaine/proline/choline family ABC transporter ATP-binding protein (Members of the family are the ATP-binding subunit of ABC transporters for substrates such as betaine, L-proline or other amino acids, choline, carnitine, etc. The substrate specificity is best determined from the substrate-binding subunit, rather than this subunit, as it interacts with the permease subunit and not with substrate directly.), translating to MTETSGAGIQLENLSKRYPGNPNPAVDNVSMEIKPGETVILVGPSGCGKSTTLKMINRLIEPSSGRIRIGDEDVTDMDPVKLRRKVGYAIQSSGLFPHMTVAENIALVPKMLGWAKPKVRARVEEMLDLVGLDPREFHGRYPRQLSGGQQQRVGVARALAADPPVLLMDEPFGAVDPITRDHLQDELIRLQHELHKTIVFVTHDFDEAIKLGDRIAVLREQSHIAQFDTPEAILTNPADDFVSGFVGAGAALKRLNLTRVRDVEIADFPTVTVDDPLQSIFNRLRTELHNELLMLDRRGRPYKWLRRGDLMRAKGSLARAGQLVHDTVTRDATLHDALEAVLTDSGGRVAVTGRRGEFIGVVDMETLMNSVQELLEADRLAAIEHQHNLEELRHHRTEQELEGGA from the coding sequence GTGACTGAGACATCCGGCGCGGGCATCCAGCTGGAGAACCTGAGCAAGCGCTACCCCGGCAATCCGAACCCGGCCGTCGACAACGTCTCGATGGAGATCAAGCCGGGCGAGACGGTGATCCTGGTGGGGCCCTCCGGCTGCGGGAAGTCGACCACGCTGAAGATGATCAACCGGCTGATCGAGCCGTCGTCGGGCCGCATCAGGATCGGCGACGAGGACGTCACCGACATGGATCCGGTGAAGCTGCGGCGCAAGGTCGGCTACGCGATCCAGTCCTCCGGCCTCTTCCCGCACATGACCGTCGCGGAGAACATCGCGCTCGTACCGAAGATGCTCGGCTGGGCGAAGCCGAAGGTCAGAGCCCGGGTCGAGGAGATGCTCGACCTGGTCGGACTCGATCCGCGTGAGTTCCACGGCCGGTATCCGCGCCAGCTGTCCGGCGGTCAGCAGCAGCGGGTGGGCGTCGCGCGGGCGCTCGCCGCCGACCCCCCGGTACTGCTGATGGACGAGCCGTTCGGAGCGGTCGACCCGATCACCCGCGACCATCTCCAGGACGAACTGATCCGGCTCCAGCACGAGTTGCACAAGACGATCGTGTTCGTCACCCACGACTTCGACGAGGCGATCAAGCTCGGCGACCGCATCGCCGTGCTGCGGGAACAGTCGCACATCGCCCAGTTCGACACCCCCGAGGCGATCCTCACCAACCCGGCCGACGACTTCGTCTCCGGATTCGTGGGCGCCGGCGCGGCGCTCAAGAGGCTCAATCTGACCCGCGTACGGGATGTCGAGATCGCGGACTTCCCGACCGTGACCGTGGACGACCCCCTCCAGTCCATCTTCAACAGGCTCCGCACCGAACTGCACAACGAGCTGCTGATGCTGGACCGGCGGGGGCGTCCCTACAAGTGGCTGAGGCGCGGCGACCTGATGCGTGCCAAGGGCTCGCTGGCCCGTGCGGGGCAGTTGGTGCACGACACGGTGACCCGGGACGCGACCCTGCACGACGCGCTGGAGGCCGTGCTGACCGACTCCGGCGGGCGGGTGGCGGTGACCGGACGGCGCGGCGAGTTCATCGGTGTGGTCGACATGGAGACCCTGATGAACTCCGTGCAGGAGCTGCTGGAGGCCGACCGGCTGGCGGCCATCGAGCACCAGCACAATCTGGAGGAACTGCGCCACCACCGCACGGAACAGGAGCTGGAGGGAGGCGCATGA
- a CDS encoding ABC transporter permease: MSTAPERPPGEHDVGGHAFRDEEEEPTPPPAPPSRRITWQKLVFLPSVVALVLLATWLWYSNIQLDAIAENSLSGGNVQLRLWQHIQLTAISTFWVLIIAIPLGIALTRRGLTRAAPPFVVFANIGQATPAIGLLALLVIWLGIGASTAIVGMVIYAILPVLSNTVAGLRAIDPQLVEASRGIGMSGTGTLRKVELPLAVPLILAGVRTALVLNVGTATLATFVGGGGLGDLITSGIQTQRMPVLIIGSVLTVALALMVDWLASLVELTLTPRGLES; this comes from the coding sequence ATGAGTACCGCTCCCGAACGCCCGCCGGGCGAACACGACGTCGGGGGCCACGCCTTCCGCGACGAGGAGGAGGAGCCCACTCCCCCGCCGGCCCCGCCCTCCCGGCGTATCACCTGGCAGAAGCTGGTGTTCCTGCCGTCCGTCGTCGCCCTCGTCCTGCTGGCCACCTGGCTGTGGTACTCCAACATCCAGCTCGACGCGATCGCCGAGAACTCGCTGTCCGGCGGCAACGTCCAGCTGCGGCTGTGGCAGCACATCCAGCTGACCGCGATCTCCACCTTCTGGGTGCTCATCATCGCCATCCCGCTGGGCATCGCACTGACCCGGCGGGGCCTGACCAGGGCTGCGCCGCCTTTCGTCGTGTTCGCCAACATCGGCCAGGCGACCCCGGCGATCGGCCTGCTGGCGCTGCTGGTGATCTGGCTGGGCATCGGCGCGTCGACCGCGATCGTCGGCATGGTGATCTACGCCATCCTTCCGGTGCTCTCCAACACGGTCGCGGGCCTGCGGGCGATCGACCCCCAGCTGGTGGAGGCGTCCCGCGGTATCGGCATGTCGGGGACCGGGACCCTGCGCAAGGTCGAACTGCCGCTGGCCGTGCCGCTGATCCTGGCCGGGGTGCGCACCGCGCTCGTCCTCAACGTCGGCACGGCGACGCTGGCCACCTTCGTCGGCGGCGGCGGCCTCGGCGACCTGATCACCTCCGGCATCCAGACGCAGCGGATGCCGGTCCTCATCATCGGTTCGGTGCTCACGGTGGCGCTCGCCCTCATGGTGGACTGGCTGGCCTCGCTGGTCGAGCTGACGCTGACGCCGCGCGGACTGGAGAGCTGA
- a CDS encoding glycine betaine ABC transporter substrate-binding protein gives MRTRPSVRTSLTGAVALALVLAGCGLKSGSPLVDDVVPGSVGRGEPLKGASLTVTSKNFSENIVLGQMIGLIFKAAGAEVLDRTNLPGSISAREAIINGDADAMYEYTGTAWITYLGNEKPIVDPQQQWQAVRDADRRNGVTWLPQSRLNNTYTLAISKKNNAKYRLRTLSDVAALSQKDPSAVTVCVENEFAAREDGLLGMEKAYGMKIPAGNIQKMDAGIIYTQVSKSDSCLLGEAFTTDGRITSLNLDTLQDNKHFFPNYNAAPVIHTATIEAWPAIAGLLNPLSARLTTAIAQELNAKVDVEGEDPHEVAKDWLIEEGFIKEG, from the coding sequence GTGAGGACACGACCGTCCGTGCGGACGTCGCTGACCGGCGCCGTCGCCCTCGCTCTGGTACTGGCCGGCTGCGGCCTCAAGAGCGGCTCCCCGCTGGTCGACGACGTGGTGCCGGGCTCGGTCGGCCGGGGTGAACCGCTCAAGGGCGCGTCCCTGACGGTCACGTCGAAGAACTTCAGCGAGAACATCGTCCTGGGCCAGATGATCGGCCTGATCTTCAAGGCGGCCGGCGCCGAAGTGCTGGACCGCACCAATCTGCCCGGCTCCATCAGCGCCCGCGAAGCGATCATCAACGGCGACGCGGACGCGATGTACGAGTACACGGGCACGGCCTGGATCACCTATCTCGGCAACGAGAAGCCCATCGTGGATCCGCAGCAGCAGTGGCAGGCGGTGCGCGACGCCGACCGGCGCAACGGTGTCACCTGGCTTCCGCAGTCCCGGCTCAACAACACGTACACGCTGGCGATCAGCAAGAAGAACAACGCCAAGTACCGGCTCAGGACGCTGTCGGACGTCGCCGCGCTGTCGCAGAAGGACCCGTCGGCGGTGACGGTCTGCGTGGAGAACGAGTTCGCTGCCCGCGAGGACGGGCTGCTGGGCATGGAGAAGGCGTACGGGATGAAGATCCCGGCGGGGAACATCCAGAAGATGGACGCCGGGATCATCTACACCCAGGTCTCCAAGTCCGACTCGTGCCTGCTGGGCGAGGCGTTCACGACCGACGGCCGGATCACGTCGCTGAACCTCGACACGCTCCAGGACAACAAGCACTTCTTCCCCAACTACAACGCCGCCCCCGTGATCCACACCGCCACGATCGAGGCGTGGCCGGCGATCGCCGGCCTGCTGAACCCCCTGAGTGCGCGGCTGACGACGGCGATCGCCCAGGAGCTGAACGCCAAGGTCGACGTGGAGGGTGAGGACCCGCACGAGGTGGCGAAGGACTGGCTGATCGAGGAGGGGTTCATCAAGGAGGGTTAG
- a CDS encoding ArsR/SmtB family transcription factor: protein MTEPDPRPIRHLDPRSLRGLAHPLRMRLLKTLRHDGPATASQLAERLGESSGATSYHLRQLAAHGFVEDDPERGKGRERWWRAVVEGTMFDESLYSDPDPAVRGAADLFMHEVATHHTEEVGTWLGTSREWPEDWRRSSDLSDFTLRLTPAQARELNDKLHAVIESYRDLAPGPEAEDAAQVRMHLHSFPRTTA from the coding sequence ATGACCGAGCCCGATCCCCGCCCGATCCGCCATCTCGATCCGCGATCCCTGCGCGGTCTCGCCCACCCCCTGCGGATGCGCCTGCTCAAGACACTGCGCCACGACGGCCCCGCCACCGCCTCCCAACTGGCGGAGCGGCTGGGCGAGTCGAGCGGTGCGACCAGCTACCACCTGCGTCAGCTCGCCGCCCACGGCTTCGTCGAGGACGACCCCGAACGCGGCAAGGGCCGCGAGCGATGGTGGCGGGCGGTGGTCGAGGGCACGATGTTCGACGAGTCCCTCTACAGCGACCCCGATCCCGCGGTGCGCGGGGCGGCCGACCTCTTCATGCACGAGGTCGCCACCCACCACACCGAGGAGGTCGGCACCTGGCTGGGCACGTCGCGGGAGTGGCCGGAGGACTGGCGCCGCAGCTCCGACCTCAGCGACTTCACCCTCCGCCTCACGCCCGCGCAGGCGAGAGAGCTCAACGACAAGCTGCACGCGGTCATCGAGAGCTACCGCGATCTGGCGCCCGGCCCGGAGGCCGAGGACGCCGCTCAGGTCCGTATGCACCTGCACTCCTTCCCGCGCACCACCGCCTGA
- a CDS encoding MFS transporter yields the protein MAANAVSITGNSLTLVGVPWFALETTGSPAKAGLVAFCATVPVVVSALTGGPVIDRIGRRRVSIASDLICALAVAAIPLLHYAGVLAFWMLCALMAVTGLFHAPGETSRYVLVPDLAKAAGTPLSRAASLFDAVSRGARMAGAALAGALIAFTGAEAVLLLDAATFGVSALLIAVGVRGLGAAEPRKASAPVSLAAYRRELREGCAFLVRHRLLLAVMLMVMLTNGLDQGWSSVLLPVHAKDNLGGPGHLGLLVAVFAGCALLGALLYGAIGHRFPRRALFTVAFLLCGLPRFAVAALVDGTAPLAVTMAIGGLGAGMLNPILTTVMYERVPDELRSRVAGVSTAGVLLTTPLGGLAAGFVVEQSGLPAAMLTFGALYFLATLAPALFPAWREMDAPPPEAPRPGPADGQAPEDRPRPADRPRPAEQVSRKGPSRPCSEPEAIPRCPSES from the coding sequence CTGGCCGCCAACGCCGTCTCCATCACCGGCAATTCGCTCACCCTCGTCGGCGTCCCGTGGTTCGCGCTGGAGACGACGGGCAGCCCTGCCAAGGCCGGTCTGGTCGCCTTCTGCGCCACCGTGCCGGTCGTCGTGTCCGCCCTCACCGGCGGACCGGTCATCGACCGCATCGGCCGCCGGCGGGTGAGCATCGCCTCCGACCTGATCTGCGCCCTCGCCGTCGCCGCGATCCCGCTGCTGCACTACGCCGGTGTGCTGGCCTTCTGGATGCTGTGCGCGCTGATGGCCGTCACCGGCCTCTTCCACGCACCGGGCGAGACCTCGCGCTACGTCCTCGTACCCGACCTCGCGAAAGCGGCGGGGACCCCGCTGTCCCGGGCCGCGAGCCTCTTCGACGCGGTGTCCCGCGGCGCACGCATGGCCGGTGCCGCACTCGCGGGCGCACTGATCGCGTTCACCGGCGCCGAGGCCGTCCTGCTGCTGGACGCCGCGACCTTCGGCGTATCGGCCCTGCTCATCGCCGTGGGGGTCCGCGGACTCGGCGCGGCCGAACCGCGTAAGGCATCCGCCCCTGTCTCGCTCGCGGCCTACCGCCGCGAACTGCGCGAGGGCTGCGCCTTCCTCGTCCGCCACCGGCTGCTGCTGGCCGTCATGCTGATGGTGATGCTCACCAACGGGCTGGACCAGGGCTGGAGTTCGGTGCTCCTGCCGGTCCACGCCAAGGACAACCTCGGTGGCCCGGGCCATCTCGGGCTGCTCGTCGCCGTCTTCGCGGGCTGCGCCCTGCTCGGCGCGCTGCTGTACGGCGCGATCGGCCACCGCTTCCCCCGGCGCGCCCTGTTCACCGTGGCGTTCCTCCTCTGCGGACTGCCCCGGTTCGCAGTGGCGGCCCTGGTGGACGGTACGGCGCCACTGGCCGTGACCATGGCGATCGGCGGACTCGGGGCGGGCATGCTCAACCCGATTCTGACGACGGTCATGTACGAACGCGTGCCGGACGAACTGCGCAGCCGGGTCGCGGGCGTGAGCACGGCGGGGGTGCTGCTGACGACACCGCTCGGCGGACTGGCGGCGGGATTCGTCGTCGAGCAGTCGGGCCTGCCGGCCGCGATGCTGACGTTCGGCGCGCTCTACTTCCTCGCCACGCTCGCCCCGGCCCTCTTCCCGGCCTGGCGGGAGATGGACGCGCCGCCGCCCGAGGCACCCCGGCCCGGCCCGGCGGACGGGCAGGCCCCGGAGGATCGGCCCCGCCCGGCGGATCGGCCCCGCCCGGCAGAACAGGTCAGCAGGAAGGGACCTTCGCGCCCTTGTTCAGAGCCCGAAGCGATTCCACGGTGCCCTTCAGAGTCGTGA
- a CDS encoding S16 family serine protease: MLSSLTRHRAVLVCALPVVALLAAAGFAPLPYAVAQPGSTANVLGSDKGKPVITISGAPVRKTSGELRMTTIIATGPSADVFLGDVVDSWFRTDRAVMPRDSVYPAGKSDQEVERRNLEDMVKSQDAASQAALDYLDEDPAKVKVTLELADIGGPSAGLLFSLGVVDKLDGDGAGGDLTGGRTIAGTGTITADGKVGAVGGVSLKTQAARRDGATVFLVPKGECSDAEAELPKGLRLIPVTTLKGTVESLRALNKGAKVPSC; this comes from the coding sequence GTGCTCTCCAGTCTCACGCGTCACCGCGCTGTCCTCGTCTGCGCCCTGCCCGTCGTCGCGCTCCTCGCCGCCGCGGGTTTCGCACCGCTGCCGTACGCCGTCGCACAGCCCGGCTCCACCGCGAACGTGCTGGGGAGCGACAAGGGCAAGCCGGTCATCACGATCAGTGGGGCGCCCGTCCGCAAGACATCCGGTGAGCTGCGGATGACGACGATCATCGCGACCGGGCCGTCCGCCGATGTCTTCCTCGGGGACGTGGTCGACAGCTGGTTCCGGACCGACCGGGCCGTCATGCCCCGGGACTCCGTCTATCCCGCGGGCAAGTCGGACCAGGAGGTCGAGCGCCGCAACCTCGAGGACATGGTCAAGTCGCAGGACGCCGCCTCGCAGGCCGCGCTCGACTATCTCGACGAGGACCCGGCGAAGGTGAAGGTCACTCTCGAGCTCGCCGACATCGGCGGACCGAGTGCCGGGCTGCTGTTCTCCCTTGGTGTCGTGGACAAGCTCGACGGTGACGGTGCCGGCGGCGACCTCACCGGCGGGCGCACGATCGCCGGTACGGGCACGATCACCGCGGACGGCAAGGTCGGCGCCGTCGGTGGGGTCTCCCTGAAGACGCAGGCGGCGCGGCGCGACGGCGCGACCGTCTTCCTCGTGCCGAAGGGGGAGTGCTCGGACGCCGAGGCCGAACTGCCCAAGGGGCTGCGGCTGATCCCCGTCACGACTCTGAAGGGCACCGTGGAATCGCTTCGGGCTCTGAACAAGGGCGCGAAGGTCCCTTCCTGCTGA
- a CDS encoding IclR family transcriptional regulator, whose protein sequence is MTAETSQTLDRGLRVLKLLADTDHGLTVTELSNKLGVNRTVVYRLLATLEQHALVRRDLGGRARVGLGVLRLGRQVHPLVREAAMPALRSLAEDIGATAHLTLVDGAEALAVAVVEPTWTDYHVAYRAGFRHPLDRGAAGKAILAARQGGAKEAGYTLTHGELEAGASGAAAALVGVTGIEGSVGVVMLADSVPERVGPRVVDAAKEVADALR, encoded by the coding sequence GTGACCGCGGAGACCTCCCAGACGCTCGACCGGGGACTACGAGTCCTCAAGCTGCTCGCCGACACCGACCACGGCCTCACCGTCACCGAGCTGTCCAACAAGCTCGGCGTCAACCGCACGGTCGTGTACCGCCTGCTCGCCACCCTTGAACAGCACGCACTCGTCCGCCGCGACCTCGGCGGCCGGGCCCGGGTGGGCCTCGGCGTGCTGCGCCTGGGCCGCCAGGTGCACCCGCTGGTACGGGAGGCGGCGATGCCGGCGCTGCGGTCGCTGGCGGAGGACATAGGGGCCACCGCACATCTCACCCTGGTCGACGGCGCGGAGGCGCTGGCGGTCGCGGTCGTCGAACCGACCTGGACGGACTACCACGTGGCCTACCGGGCGGGGTTCCGGCACCCGCTGGACCGGGGCGCCGCGGGCAAGGCGATCCTGGCGGCCCGCCAGGGGGGCGCCAAGGAGGCCGGGTACACGCTCACCCATGGCGAGCTGGAGGCCGGGGCGAGCGGGGCGGCGGCCGCGCTGGTGGGGGTGACGGGGATAGAGGGGAGCGTGGGTGTGGTGATGCTCGCGGACTCGGTCCCGGAGAGAGTGGGGCCGCGGGTGGTCGACGCGGCGAAGGAAGTGGCGGACGCGCTGCGCTGA
- a CDS encoding DEAD/DEAH box helicase, which yields MVTTTASHSHHLSPAFPGRAPWGTANKLRAWQQGAMERYLQEQPRDFLAVATPGAGKTTFALTLASWLLHHHVVQQVTVVAPTEHLKKQWAAAAARIGIKLDPDYSAGPLSKEYHGVAVTYAGVGVRPMLHRNRCEQRKTLVILDEIHHAGDSKSWGEACLEAFDPATRRLALTGTPFRSDTNPIPFVTYEEGNDGIRRSSADYTYGYGNALADGVVRPVIFLSYSGNMRWRTKAGDEIAARLGEPMTKDAISQAWRTALDARGEWMPNVLRAADQRLGEVRKSIPDAGGLVIASDQDSARAYAKLIREITGTKATVVLSDDTGSSKRIDDFSEGTDRWMVAVRMVSEGVDVPRLAVGVYATTISTPLFFAQAVGRFVRSRRRGETASVFLPTIPMLLGFANEMEVERDHVLDKPKKDGEEDPYAESEQEMDDANKQQDEDTGEQDMLPFEALESDAVFDRVMYNGAEFGMQAHPGSEEEQDYLGIPGLLEPDQVQMLLQKRQARQIAHSRKKPDEEADLLELPAERRPVVSHKELLELRKQLNTMVGAYVHQSGKPHGVIHTELRRVCGGPPSAEATAGQIRERIKKVQEWATRMR from the coding sequence ATCGTGACTACTACCGCCTCCCACTCCCATCACCTCTCACCCGCCTTTCCCGGGCGTGCTCCGTGGGGTACCGCCAACAAGCTGCGTGCCTGGCAGCAAGGGGCCATGGAGAGATATCTCCAGGAGCAGCCGCGTGACTTCCTCGCGGTCGCCACCCCCGGCGCCGGCAAGACGACCTTCGCACTCACCCTCGCGTCCTGGCTGCTGCACCACCACGTCGTCCAGCAGGTGACCGTGGTCGCGCCGACCGAGCATCTGAAGAAGCAGTGGGCGGCCGCGGCCGCACGGATAGGGATCAAGCTCGACCCCGACTACAGCGCCGGACCGCTCAGCAAGGAGTACCACGGCGTCGCCGTGACGTACGCCGGTGTCGGCGTACGCCCGATGCTGCACCGCAACCGCTGTGAGCAGCGCAAGACCCTCGTCATCCTCGACGAGATCCACCACGCCGGTGACTCCAAGTCCTGGGGCGAGGCCTGCCTGGAGGCCTTCGACCCGGCGACCCGGCGGCTCGCCCTCACCGGTACGCCCTTCCGCTCCGACACCAACCCGATCCCCTTCGTCACGTACGAGGAAGGCAACGACGGCATCCGGCGGTCCTCCGCCGACTACACGTACGGCTACGGCAACGCCCTCGCCGACGGAGTCGTCAGGCCCGTCATATTCCTCAGCTACAGCGGCAACATGCGCTGGCGCACCAAGGCCGGCGACGAGATCGCGGCGCGGCTCGGCGAGCCGATGACGAAGGACGCCATCTCGCAGGCCTGGCGCACCGCGCTCGACGCGCGCGGTGAGTGGATGCCGAACGTGCTGCGCGCGGCCGACCAGCGCCTCGGTGAGGTACGGAAGTCCATCCCCGACGCCGGCGGCCTCGTCATCGCCTCCGACCAGGACTCGGCGCGCGCGTACGCCAAGCTCATCCGCGAGATCACCGGGACCAAGGCGACCGTCGTCCTGTCCGACGACACCGGATCCTCCAAGCGCATCGACGACTTCAGCGAGGGCACCGACCGCTGGATGGTCGCGGTCCGCATGGTGTCCGAGGGCGTCGACGTGCCGCGCCTGGCCGTCGGTGTGTACGCCACCACCATCTCGACGCCCCTCTTCTTCGCCCAGGCCGTCGGCCGTTTCGTGCGCTCCCGGCGCCGGGGCGAGACGGCGTCGGTGTTCCTGCCGACGATTCCGATGCTGCTCGGCTTCGCCAACGAGATGGAGGTCGAGCGCGACCACGTCCTCGACAAGCCGAAGAAGGACGGCGAGGAGGATCCGTACGCCGAGTCCGAGCAGGAGATGGACGACGCGAACAAGCAGCAGGACGAGGACACCGGCGAGCAGGACATGCTGCCGTTCGAGGCGCTGGAGTCGGACGCCGTCTTCGACCGGGTGATGTACAACGGCGCCGAGTTCGGCATGCAGGCGCACCCGGGGAGCGAGGAGGAGCAGGACTACCTCGGCATCCCGGGCCTGCTCGAACCCGACCAGGTGCAGATGCTGCTCCAGAAGCGGCAGGCACGGCAGATCGCGCACAGCCGCAAGAAGCCGGACGAGGAGGCCGACCTCCTGGAGCTGCCCGCGGAACGGCGGCCGGTCGTCTCGCACAAGGAACTGCTGGAGCTGCGCAAGCAGTTGAACACGATGGTCGGCGCCTACGTCCACCAGAGCGGCAAGCCGCACGGGGTCATCCACACCGAGCTGCGGCGGGTGTGCGGCGGGCCGCCGAGCGCGGAGGCGACGGCCGGGCAGATCCGGGAACGGATCAAGAAGGTCCAGGAGTGGGCGACGCGCATGCGCTGA